The window CAGATAGAAAATTGAATACTGTAGAAGAAGGAGATATTCTAGCCATAAAAAATGCAGGAGCTTATGGTTTCAGTATGGCCTCTAATTATAATTCAAGGCTTCGACCACCAGAAGTATTGATTTTGGGTGGGAAAGATTATTTAATCAGAGAAAGGGAGACATTTGATGATATCTTAAAGCATCAGATAAATATCGATATTTAGTATAAGTGGCTATTATTCAGTATTATATGATTTAGTTGTTTGAATGATGTCTTTGAAATAACAGCAATAACTTATATATTTACAAGGGGTAACATCCTAACTTGATAGTCCCTAGTAGTAGTAATTATTTCAATAAAGACCCGATAAAATTATCGGGTTTTTTTATGCTTTCACTTTTTTATTTATGTTGAAGAGAGTGATTTCTTGGATATCTGTAGATCCCCTTTTTTACCAGTAGCCAGATCTATTGCTGTATGATATGCTTAATCAATCAGCTGCGCTCAGATATTGACCCAGAACCATTTTCTGCAGGGACATTTTTTTATAAATATGCATCCTAATGTCATAGTGGAGAATCATATTTTCTAAAATGGAGTAAAATATTTATGAACATGAATAGAATTTCTACGCAATCATCTATTGAAAACCAATGAAATCAAGTAGATCAAAAATGGGTTAATCGAAAGCCCAATTTTATTTCTAAAACTTTTTTCAAAAAAAAATGAAAATATTTTAAAAATTTTTTTGACTTCCATTTGCTACTTTTTTGCTTTTAAATATATCAAAAAAGCAACTGCTCATCAAATATTTGAACATGGTATTAAAAGGGGAAAAATTGCATTTTTCTGAGCAATCTTACTTTGTGTTTTTTCTCGTAGCTAGTGTTGGAAATAAGATTTTTATTTCATTAATTAATTGAAACGACTTGAAAAAAAGAATTTCATTTTGATAAATATAAAAAGCATAAAATAATGTTTTAAAGTTTGAAAAACAGAATTATGCATTTAAAGAGCAAAATATCAGAGTGAAATCATCACACAAAGGTTCAACATAGATCGGTAAAACGATGGAAGCGCACAAAATTAAATATGGGAAAATAATTGCGATAGGAATCATGATTTGGTTCGGTTTCAATGCGCCTATGATGTTGTTGACAGCTCAGACAACAAAGTCGGAGGTTAAAACCAATATCCCAACTTCTAACAACGCAAGAATAAATGCTGCCAACCAAAGTTCTACTGTTGGAAACATTGAGGTGAATGTTTCTGGAAAGTTAGCTTTGTGTTCACATAGTGAAAAAGGTCACATCATACTTGACGTAAAAGGAGGGGTAGAGCCATATACTTTTAGATGGAATAATAATGAAACTGTTCAAAATAGATATAATCTTTTTGCTGGTACTTATACTGTATATATAAAAGACAGCTACGGAACAGAACACACTGAGAAAATTGTCATTCAGCCTCCATATCCATTGATCGTGGAAATGGTAGAAACTAAAAATGCAAGCTGTGGAAGTAGCAACACCGGATCTGCAAAAATCAATGTTAAAGTAGGACGAGGTGAGCCATATAAAGTAGAGTGGAGCCACGGTTTGATGAATAAAATGGAAGCTACCAACCTTCCTGCTGGTGACTACACCGCTACAGTATATGATGTATATAATTGTAGTACTACTATCGCTTTTTCAATTGCTTCTGATGGCCCAGCTATAGAAGTGCAAGAAAATATCATAGATATCGCTTGTTCATCTGATCAAAATGGAGCTATTAAGCTTCAAGTGTCAGGTGGAACAGCGCCGTTTACCTATCAGTGGTCAAATGGAAAAACTACCAAAGACATTGAAGGTCTTGCTGCTGGTAAATACGAAGTGTTGATTCAGGATGCTGGTGGATGTAGCGTTTCAAAATCATTTGAAGTGAAAGCTTCTACCCCTTTGGAAGTTTCTTTGGACAGTACAACAGATATTTCTTGTAGCGGTGAAGAAAGCAGTTCTATAAAGATAAACGTCTCAGGAGGTAAAGCGCCATTTACATTTGAATGGAGTAATGGTGCTAGCAGTCAAAATATAGCAAATCTAAAAGCAGGTCAATATCAAGTAAAAGTAACAGATGCCGCAGGCTGTTTTGTAAACGCTTCATTTGAAGTAAAAGAAGGTGTAAATGCAATAAACGTAAATCTCCTGTCTTCAAAGGACATTACATGTAATGGTGCTGAAGATGGAAGTATTGAAGTGGAGATTTCAGGCGGTGTTGGTCCATTTATAGTCACTTGGTCAGATGGAGTTTCTGGCACTTTGAAAAGAGAAAACTTAAAAGCAGGTAGCTACAAAGTTTCAGTAGTTGATTCTAAAGGCTGCAATGCTTCTCAAGAAACCATCATACAAGAGCCAACTCAACTCATTGCTAGATTAGATAATACCTTAGATATCAATTGTGCTACTGGTGATATTACAGGAGTAGCTTGGGTTCAAATCACTGGGGGAAAATCACCTTATAATATCAAATGGAACACAGGTGCAGGAAGTAGAGAGATTAATTTTTTCACTAGCTCTGAATTGACTATAGAAATCACAGATGCAAATGGCTGTACCACTACAGACAAAATGAAAGTAAACTTCCCAGAAGTCACTGGAAATGCAAGGTTAGATTTCGAATATAGAAAACTAGAGATCACTTCTGAACCTCAAGTTTTTGTCAATGACTCTATTCAATTTGAAAGTTTTATCGCTACTGATTTTATCAGCTGGGGATGGGATTTTGGAGATGGAAGAGTCTGCAAAGACAAGGATCCTGTTCATACTTTCAAAAAAGCAGGAGAATACGAAGTGAAGCTTACTGCTTTTGATATCTATGGCTGTTCAACTGTAGAAGTGAATACAGTGCAAGTACTATCAAATGGTGAATTAGTAGTAATGCCAAATGCTTTCACTCCAAACGGAGATGGATTAAACGATAAATTTCTACCAGTAATGAAAGGAGTTTCTTCTTTTGAAATGAACATCTTCAATCACTGGGGAGAGCATCTTTATTCAGAAGCTGGACTTGAGATCAATGGCTGGGATGGTTATTTCAAAGGCAGTCTTTTGCCACAAGGCAACTATGTATACAAAATCACTTACACCAACCCTGAGGGTAATGTGATTAACAAAACAGGGGGTGTAACTCTAATCAGATAATTCCATGAAAAAGATATGGACAATTATCGCCCTTTTACTCTTCTCGCTTTCGGTGAAAGCTCAGGATATGCAGTATTCTCAATTTTATGCTGCACCAATGTACCTGAATCCGGCTTTTGCGGGAGCATCAGAAATGACCAGAATAGGGGTAAATTATAGAAATCAGTGGCCAGGTTTGGGTCAAACGTTAAATTCTTATTCTGCATATATCGACCATTATCTATTCAACTTGAATAGTGGTATAGGTCTGATTGTGAATGGAACTCAAGAATCAATGGCAAACCTAAGCACTATGGAAGTAGGAGCTGTATATTCTTACAGATTACAATTGGGTTTTAGAAGTTTTTTAAGATTTGGTGGACAGGCAAGTTTTGTTTCTAGAGATGCAAACTTCAGTAACATGGTCTTCGGAAGTCAGATTGATGCCAATGGAAACATTGGAGATTTTAGTGGAGAAAACTTAGGTGCGGATGCCAAACATAGATTCCTAGATTACAACTTCGGGTTGCTATTCAATAATGAGAATTTATGGTTGGGAGTTTCTGCACATCATATCACTCAGCCAAATATCTCTTTTATAGAGGATGGCACAAGTCAGTTACCAATGAAACTCTCTGCTCACGGTGGAGTAAAGTTTGATTTGTCAAATGGTATGACACAAAATTTTTACAACAATACCATGGGAGCTAGAGAGTTGGTTTTGGCATTTAATTACAAACATCAGGATCCATTCAATCAATTGGATTTGGGTGCTCAAGTGAATCTTCAGCCGATTGTATTTGGCCTTTGGTATAGAGGAATGCCAACATTCAACAATGCATTGCCTAATAATGAGTCATTGATCGGAGTCTTTGGAATCTCTTTGGCATCTGGACTTGACATCGGCTATAGCTACGATTATACCTTATCAAAACTCGGACATGCCAATACAGGTGGAGCCCATGAGATCTCCATGAGATTCTCTTTCCTAGCGGGCGACTCTAGTCAAAAGGGTAGAAAAGTAAGCAGTATGCCTTGTTTCAAGTATTGATAAAAACATTTGGTTAGGGATTTTTAGGTTTATTGGTACGCCTCTGTCATTCGTGATGGAGGCTTTTTTTTGTATAAACAAATACTGATTTTTTTAGCTTTATATTCAAGTTCAACAGATTCAAAAGATGAAAAAAACGCTAAGATTAATTCTCGGTGATCAATTAAATATCAAGCATTCTTGGTTCCAAAATCAATCTTCTGATATTACCTACCTTTTGATGGAAATGAAGCAGGAAACAGATTATGTCAAGCATCATATTCAAAAAGTTGTTGCCTTTTTTCTTTCTATGAGGAATTTTACTAATAAGATTTCAAAAGCCGGTCATCATGTTATCTATTTGAAATTGGATGACAAAGAAAACGAGCAAAATCTAGAAAAAAAATATTAATAAGCTAGTTCAGGAACATGGTTTTGAAAAATTTGAATATCAATTACCTGATGAATACCGCTTAGATGAACAGCTTAAAGCAATCTGTGAAAACTTATCAGTTCCCACTGAGTATGTTGATACTGAACACTTCTTGACAGAAAGGAACTTTCTCAAGGATTTTTTCAAAGGGAAAAAGACATATTTGATGGAGAGTTTCTACCGAGAGATGCGCAGGAAATATAATATCTTGATGGAAGGGAAAGATCCAATTACTGGAAAATGGAACTATGACCATGAAAATAGGAATAAGTTGAAAGATCCCATTTTACTCGTTCCTCCAAAAGTCTTTAACAAAGATGTGTCAGAAATTCTCGATTTATTGGTAAAAATGAAAGTCAAGACAATTGGCAATTGTGACCCAAAGCATTTTGAATGGCCCGTAAGTAGGGAAGAAAGTTTGGACTTGATTACATATTTCTGCACAAAATTATTGTCAAACTTTGGTGAATATCAAGATGCGATGTACTCAGGAGATAATTTTCTCTTTCATAGCAGACTGAGTTTTGCGATGAATTCCAAAATGCTCTCTCCGCTAGAAGTAGTCCAAGAAGTAGAGAAATATTGGCTGACGCACCAAGATTCTGTTTCTATAGCCCAGGTAGAGGGTTTTATTAGACAGATTATAGGTTGGCGTGAATATATGAGAGGAATATATTGGGCAAAAATGCCCGAATTCAAGACCATGAATTTCTTCAACCATGACAGAAAACTTCCTGATTATTTTTGGACAGGAAAGACTAAAATGAGTTGTGTCAAACATGCTGTAGTGCAATCCTTAGAAACGGCCTATGCGCACCATATTCAAAGATTGATGGTCACGGGGAATTTTGCGCTCTTAGCTGGTATTTCTCCAGATGAACTCGATGAGTGGTATTTGGGGATTTATATAGACGCGATCGAATGGGTAGAAATCACTAATACCCGAGGAATGAGTCAATTTGCTGATGGTGGAATAGTTGGAACCAAACCTTATGTATCTTCTGCAAACTATATCGATAAAATGAGTGATTATTGTGGAGCTTGTTTTTATAAGAAAGCCTTAAAAGTTGGTGAAAAAGCTTGTCCCTTTAACAGTCTTTACTGGCATTTTTATGCTAGAAATGAATCTAAACTTGCTAAAAACCCTAGGATTGGTATGGCATACAGAACACTTTCAAAAATGAAAGATCAGGAAGCTATCCTGAAACAAGGTGATTATTATCTTGAAAATGAGGCTGTCCAAAAAGTAAGGACAGCCTTTTTTTTGCTGTTTTTAATCTAAAATATTATCTTAGAGTTGTACAAAAAACAAGCAATGGCTAAAGTAATATTTAAATCGCAATCGATCAATACTCCGGAACTTTTTCCGATAAATATTTTTGACAAAATCCCAGAAAACCATCCTGTTCGCTTAGTAGATCAAGTTGTCAATTCATTGGATATCAATACCATTCTTAAGAAATATAAAGGAGGTGGCACCTCGGCTTACCATCCCAGAATGATGCTTAAGGTTTTGTTTTACAGTTATTTGAGCAACACTTATTCTTGTCGAAAAATAGCAAAAGCACTCACCGAGAACATTCATTTTATGTTTATTTCAGGCAACTCAACCCCTGATTTTAGAACTATCAACGATTTTAGAGGAAAGATTTTAAAAGAGAACATCAAAGATTTATTTGCCGAGGTAGTCAAAATGCTTGTGGAAATGAAATACATAAGTCTTGATATTCAGTATATCGATGGAACAAAGATAGAAGCCAAATCCAATAAATATACCTTTGTTTGGCGCGGTTCTATAGAGAAATACAAAGAAAAACTCGAAGTAAAAATCAATAGTATTTTATCCGATATCGAAAATAGTATAGCATCAGATAACCAAGAAATTAACAAAGAAGAATTGCCAAAAAAATAAACTCGGAAGAGTTAAAAGAGAAATTGGCTGAGCTAAATAAAAAACTCAAAGAGCCAAACAAAAAACAGCCAAAGAGCTTCAAAAACTTCAAGAGGAACATCTGCCAAAACTCGAAAAATACGAAAAAGATTTAGTGGTTTTAGGCAATAGAAACTCCTATAGCAAGACTGATCCTGACGCTACCTTTATGAGAATGAAGGAAGACCATATGAAAAACGGACAGTTAAAACCTGCATACAACCCTCAGATATCCACAGAGAATCAATTCATTACAAACGTAACCATCCATCAAACACCTAACGACGCTACGACTTTAAAATCCCATCTGGAGGAATTTGAAAAAAGGTATCAAAAACAAAGCAAAACAGTGGTGGCCGATGCTGGTTATGGAAGTGAAGAAAACTACGAAATGCTCGAAAATAAAGAAATAACAGCCTATGTAAAGTATAATTATTTTCACAAAGAGCAGAAGAAAAAAATGAAGGGCAACCCGTTTCTTGTCCAGAATTTGTTCTACAATATACAATAGGATTTTTATGTGTGTCCAATGGGACAAAGAATGGAGAACATTGGAAGTGGAAAACGGACATCGGCCAATGGATACGAATCGCAAGTGTTTTATTATCAAGTAAGAAGATGTAGTGGATGCCCACTTAGAAGTTTATGCCATCAAGCCAAAGGAAACAGAACAATAGAAGTAAACCACCGACTGAACCAATTAAGAGCCAAAGCAAAAGAGCTCCTTAACAGTAAAAAAGGACTCGAGCATCGCAGTAAACGCCCAATAGAAGTTGAAGCCGTCTTTGGACAGCTAAAAAGCAACAATAAATTTAATCGATTTACCTTTAAAGGATTAGATAAAGTAGAAATGGAGTTTCTATTGATGGCTATCGGACACAATTTTAGAAAAATGATAGCAAATAGCAATAAAAAGCACAAGACTCATATAGAATTTTCTCTGCAAGCTCTAAATAGAGTTGTAGAACTTGAAATTTACCTTTTTAAAACCGAAACAGAATGTTTTTTCATAAATCAACCAACGAAAAATCAATCCCTAAAATTTGCTGCATAAAAAAGGCTGCCCTTTTCGGACAGCCTCATTGAATTGATTTTTTTACATTTTGCAAGCTTCTGCACATTTTTTGCAAGCATCGGCGCATTTTTTGCAACATTCCATATCGTGTTTTTTGCACTCGTTGGCACAATCTTCACAACATTTTACGCATAATTCACAAAGTGCATCGGCAAATTTTGAACCTCTCGCACATAATCTTGCACAAAGGGCACAAATGTCGGCACAATCACGACACAATTTTACACATTCTAAATGGTCTTTTACTATTAGACAACCATCAGCACATTTTTCACATTCAACCATACAGGCTAAACACGCTTCAACACTTACTTGAATATTTTTCATTTTTTAATTAATTTTAAGTTTAACTTTAATTTATTTTTTTATGATATAAATTTATTAGGCATATTTCTAAAAAAAAATGATATTTATCATATTTAGAAAAAAAACACAAATTAGTCTTTTTTTTAAGATATTAAATATAAGCAAATTACAAATAAAAAAAACAAAATCAAGAAATAATTTTTTAGGTATAGGTATTTAGACCTTTCATAGTAAACCGATTTTAAATGAATTATATAAACTAACCCTGCTAACACAATAACAAGGTTAATTTAGAATTTCCGCCCAGATAAAGTGTTATTTACTTTCTTCCGTTTTTTCT is drawn from Belliella baltica DSM 15883 and contains these coding sequences:
- a CDS encoding cryptochrome/photolyase family protein yields the protein MNKLVQEHGFEKFEYQLPDEYRLDEQLKAICENLSVPTEYVDTEHFLTERNFLKDFFKGKKTYLMESFYREMRRKYNILMEGKDPITGKWNYDHENRNKLKDPILLVPPKVFNKDVSEILDLLVKMKVKTIGNCDPKHFEWPVSREESLDLITYFCTKLLSNFGEYQDAMYSGDNFLFHSRLSFAMNSKMLSPLEVVQEVEKYWLTHQDSVSIAQVEGFIRQIIGWREYMRGIYWAKMPEFKTMNFFNHDRKLPDYFWTGKTKMSCVKHAVVQSLETAYAHHIQRLMVTGNFALLAGISPDELDEWYLGIYIDAIEWVEITNTRGMSQFADGGIVGTKPYVSSANYIDKMSDYCGACFYKKALKVGEKACPFNSLYWHFYARNESKLAKNPRIGMAYRTLSKMKDQEAILKQGDYYLENEAVQKVRTAFFLLFLI
- a CDS encoding cryptochrome/photolyase family protein produces the protein MKKTLRLILGDQLNIKHSWFQNQSSDITYLLMEMKQETDYVKHHIQKVVAFFLSMRNFTNKISKAGHHVIYLKLDDKENEQNLEKKY
- a CDS encoding PorP/SprF family type IX secretion system membrane protein: MKKIWTIIALLLFSLSVKAQDMQYSQFYAAPMYLNPAFAGASEMTRIGVNYRNQWPGLGQTLNSYSAYIDHYLFNLNSGIGLIVNGTQESMANLSTMEVGAVYSYRLQLGFRSFLRFGGQASFVSRDANFSNMVFGSQIDANGNIGDFSGENLGADAKHRFLDYNFGLLFNNENLWLGVSAHHITQPNISFIEDGTSQLPMKLSAHGGVKFDLSNGMTQNFYNNTMGARELVLAFNYKHQDPFNQLDLGAQVNLQPIVFGLWYRGMPTFNNALPNNESLIGVFGISLASGLDIGYSYDYTLSKLGHANTGGAHEISMRFSFLAGDSSQKGRKVSSMPCFKY
- a CDS encoding T9SS C-terminal target domain-containing protein; the encoded protein is MEAHKIKYGKIIAIGIMIWFGFNAPMMLLTAQTTKSEVKTNIPTSNNARINAANQSSTVGNIEVNVSGKLALCSHSEKGHIILDVKGGVEPYTFRWNNNETVQNRYNLFAGTYTVYIKDSYGTEHTEKIVIQPPYPLIVEMVETKNASCGSSNTGSAKINVKVGRGEPYKVEWSHGLMNKMEATNLPAGDYTATVYDVYNCSTTIAFSIASDGPAIEVQENIIDIACSSDQNGAIKLQVSGGTAPFTYQWSNGKTTKDIEGLAAGKYEVLIQDAGGCSVSKSFEVKASTPLEVSLDSTTDISCSGEESSSIKINVSGGKAPFTFEWSNGASSQNIANLKAGQYQVKVTDAAGCFVNASFEVKEGVNAINVNLLSSKDITCNGAEDGSIEVEISGGVGPFIVTWSDGVSGTLKRENLKAGSYKVSVVDSKGCNASQETIIQEPTQLIARLDNTLDINCATGDITGVAWVQITGGKSPYNIKWNTGAGSREINFFTSSELTIEITDANGCTTTDKMKVNFPEVTGNARLDFEYRKLEITSEPQVFVNDSIQFESFIATDFISWGWDFGDGRVCKDKDPVHTFKKAGEYEVKLTAFDIYGCSTVEVNTVQVLSNGELVVMPNAFTPNGDGLNDKFLPVMKGVSSFEMNIFNHWGEHLYSEAGLEINGWDGYFKGSLLPQGNYVYKITYTNPEGNVINKTGGVTLIR
- a CDS encoding four-helix bundle copper-binding protein — protein: MKNIQVSVEACLACMVECEKCADGCLIVKDHLECVKLCRDCADICALCARLCARGSKFADALCELCVKCCEDCANECKKHDMECCKKCADACKKCAEACKM